One Luteimonas sp. MC1825 DNA segment encodes these proteins:
- a CDS encoding DUF6691 family protein has product MKRFIAAAFASGALFGLGLALSGMTDARRILGFLDVAGDFDPTLAFVLGGAVATTLLLFRPVLRRRRPLFADDFRLSELRHVDARLLAGAALFGIGWGLAGYCPGPALAGLGVGSVEALWFVPAMVAGIVLQRVFARG; this is encoded by the coding sequence ATGAAGCGGTTCATCGCCGCGGCCTTCGCATCGGGTGCGCTGTTCGGACTGGGCCTGGCGCTCTCGGGCATGACGGATGCGCGCCGCATCCTCGGCTTCCTCGATGTGGCCGGCGACTTCGACCCCACGCTCGCCTTCGTGCTCGGTGGCGCGGTGGCCACGACGTTGCTCCTGTTCCGCCCGGTGCTGCGGCGCCGGCGCCCGCTGTTCGCGGACGACTTTCGCCTGTCGGAACTGCGCCACGTCGATGCGCGCCTGCTGGCCGGCGCGGCGCTGTTCGGGATCGGCTGGGGCCTGGCCGGCTATTGCCCCGGCCCGGCGCTGGCGGGCCTTGGCGTCGGCTCGGTGGAAGCGCTCTGGTTCGTGCCGGCGATGGTCGCGGGGATCGTGCTGCAGCGGGTGTTCGCCCGCGGCTGA
- a CDS encoding MBL fold metallo-hydrolase — protein sequence MNPLVESFYDLATSTFSHVVYDRDGGHAAIVDPVMDYDPATARTSFDSAQRLLDLVGQHRLAVDWILETHAHADHLTAAAWLRERTGAKVAIGRGITGVQERFKAVFNLEDEFAADGRQFDRLFDEGDTFAIGDLPGRVVATPGHTGDSLTYVVGNAAFVGDTVFAPDTGTARADFPGGDAATLYRSIRRLFELPDDTRVFLCHDYPPDGREARAETTIAAQRERNVHLAGNVGEDAYVRMRNERDAGLAAPKLILPALQVNIRGGELPPPEANGVRYLRLPVNRFGGGS from the coding sequence ATGAATCCGCTGGTGGAGAGCTTCTACGACCTGGCCACATCCACGTTCTCGCACGTGGTCTACGACCGTGACGGCGGGCATGCCGCCATCGTCGATCCGGTGATGGACTACGACCCGGCCACCGCGCGCACGTCGTTCGATTCGGCGCAGCGGCTGCTCGACCTCGTCGGGCAGCACCGCTTGGCCGTCGACTGGATCCTCGAGACCCATGCACATGCCGACCACCTCACGGCCGCCGCCTGGCTGCGCGAACGAACCGGCGCGAAGGTCGCCATCGGCCGCGGCATCACCGGGGTGCAGGAGCGCTTCAAGGCGGTCTTCAACCTGGAGGACGAGTTCGCAGCGGACGGTCGCCAGTTCGACCGGCTGTTCGACGAGGGCGACACCTTCGCCATCGGCGACCTGCCGGGCCGGGTGGTCGCCACCCCCGGCCACACCGGCGACAGCCTGACTTACGTGGTCGGCAATGCCGCCTTCGTCGGCGACACGGTGTTCGCGCCCGACACCGGCACCGCGCGCGCCGACTTCCCCGGCGGCGACGCGGCCACGCTGTATCGATCGATCCGCCGGCTGTTCGAGTTGCCCGACGACACCCGCGTCTTCCTCTGCCACGACTATCCGCCCGACGGCCGCGAGGCGCGTGCGGAGACCACGATCGCCGCCCAGCGCGAGCGCAACGTGCACCTGGCCGGCAACGTCGGCGAGGACGCCTACGTGCGCATGCGCAACGAACGCGACGCGGGACTCGCCGCGCCGAAGCTCATCCTGCCCGCGCTGCAGGTCAACATCCGCGGTGGAGAGCTGCCGCCGCCGGAGGCCAACGGCGTGCGCTATCTGCGGCTGCCGGTCAACCGGTTCGGGGGTGGATCATGA
- a CDS encoding metalloregulator ArsR/SmtB family transcription factor: MPKSTARPTSPDPLAADMAVHAGEAAGLLKALAHPARLLVLCQLVEGERSVGELQPATGLSPSALSQHLAVLREMALVHTRREGQSIHYSLADGPALGVLEALHAAYCGDGVPLAGRTGA, encoded by the coding sequence ATGCCGAAGTCCACCGCCAGGCCGACCAGCCCGGATCCACTGGCCGCCGACATGGCCGTCCACGCCGGCGAGGCGGCCGGTCTGCTCAAGGCCCTGGCCCATCCCGCCCGCCTGCTGGTGCTGTGCCAGTTGGTGGAGGGCGAGCGCAGCGTGGGCGAGCTGCAGCCGGCCACCGGGCTCAGCCCGTCGGCGCTGTCGCAGCACCTCGCCGTGCTGCGGGAGATGGCACTGGTGCACACCCGGCGCGAAGGCCAGTCGATCCACTACTCGCTCGCCGATGGTCCCGCCCTGGGCGTGCTCGAGGCGCTGCATGCTGCATATTGCGGCGATGGCGTGCCGCTGGCAGGGCGCACCGGCGCCTGA
- a CDS encoding efflux RND transporter permease subunit, with product MNFSAWSINRPLPAILVFILLTAAGLLAFNRLAVSQFPDLTVPVVNVTVTLPGASPSTLETQVTRKVEDAVASIPGLDNMASIVNEGVSTTVLSFDIEKDGTLAKDEVRDAIDRVRIDLPGEVEPPIVSMVNVTGGDMITYAVTADGWSDEELSWYIDDAVGKRLFAVPGVGAVRRIGGVNREIRVALRPEAVQGFGVSPALISQQLARIQQEQPGGRTTVGGSEQAVRTLGTVETAADLANFPISMPDGRSVRLSTLATVSDGNATPSQRTTLDGRAVTGFAVQRTTGSSEVDVGNAVRAEIAALQAEQPRLRIVEVGSTTEVAENSYESSMHMLYEGALLAVAVVFWFLRDFRATFISAVALPLSIIPTFAVMYWFGFSLNMITLLALAVVVGILVDDAIVEVENIDRHLRMGKPPKQAALEAADEIGLAVIATSCTLAAVFIPVAFMPGIPGKFFREFGWTAAAAVMFSLLVARLITPMMAAYLLKPMPEHKGDSKLMQWYLRWADRALKHRNRTLLAALAIFIGSLALLPLLKVTFIPPADGIQSNVLVELPPGTALKTTEEVAEAARRRIADIPEIEHVFVTAGSNSGANGPAGDLTSAELRKATLGIRWKDDRDFTQYELEARVRERLADMPGVRLSFQGGEPGRALQLVLAGDDPVKLATAARDVERGIRQLPGLGTVASSAALVRPEVIVRPDPARAADLGVSTADIAAATRVATRGDYEQFLAKLNLPERQVPIRVQLDEAALSDPDLLGQLRVPTATGGSVPLSSVAEITTASGPSQIDRFDRRRNVTITVDLNGMAMGEVEKQIDALPAMLNLPAGVERQAAGDSEIFAEMFGGFAMAMVAGIFCVYGVLLLLFNHASQPITILVAVPLAAGGAFGALLITGLDISLSVLIGLILLIGIAVKNSILLVDYAVMAAEQGMTRHEALMDACHKRARPVIMTTMAMGAGMLPIALGFTADASFRMPMAVAVIGGLMTSTVLSLVVVPAAFTLVDDVEEWVVGKFRRPRGTDAEAAA from the coding sequence ATGAATTTCTCCGCCTGGTCGATCAACCGCCCACTGCCGGCGATCCTCGTCTTCATCCTGCTCACCGCCGCCGGCCTGCTCGCGTTCAACCGGCTGGCCGTGTCGCAGTTCCCCGACCTCACCGTGCCGGTGGTCAACGTCACCGTGACCCTGCCGGGCGCGAGCCCCAGCACGCTGGAAACCCAGGTCACGCGCAAGGTCGAAGACGCGGTGGCCAGCATCCCGGGCCTCGACAACATGGCCTCGATCGTCAACGAGGGCGTGTCGACCACGGTGCTGAGCTTCGACATCGAGAAGGACGGCACGCTCGCCAAGGACGAGGTGCGCGACGCCATCGACCGCGTGCGCATCGACCTGCCGGGCGAGGTGGAGCCGCCGATCGTGTCGATGGTCAACGTGACCGGCGGCGACATGATCACCTACGCGGTGACCGCGGACGGCTGGAGCGACGAGGAGCTCAGCTGGTACATCGATGACGCCGTCGGCAAGCGCCTGTTCGCCGTGCCCGGCGTGGGCGCGGTGCGGCGCATCGGCGGCGTGAACCGCGAGATCCGCGTCGCCCTGCGGCCGGAGGCCGTGCAGGGCTTTGGCGTGAGTCCGGCGCTGATTTCCCAGCAGCTCGCGCGCATCCAGCAGGAGCAGCCCGGTGGCCGCACCACCGTGGGCGGCAGCGAACAGGCGGTGCGCACGCTCGGCACGGTGGAGACAGCCGCCGACCTCGCCAATTTCCCCATCTCCATGCCCGACGGCCGCAGCGTGCGCCTGTCCACGCTGGCCACCGTGAGCGACGGCAATGCCACGCCCAGCCAGCGCACCACGCTCGACGGCCGAGCAGTGACCGGCTTCGCCGTGCAGCGCACCACCGGCTCCAGCGAGGTGGATGTCGGCAACGCCGTGCGCGCTGAAATCGCCGCGCTGCAGGCGGAGCAGCCGCGCCTGCGCATCGTCGAAGTCGGCTCCACCACCGAGGTGGCCGAGAACTCCTACGAATCCTCCATGCACATGCTCTACGAGGGCGCGCTGCTGGCGGTGGCGGTGGTGTTCTGGTTCCTGCGCGACTTCCGCGCCACCTTCATTTCCGCGGTGGCGCTGCCGCTGTCCATCATTCCCACCTTCGCGGTGATGTACTGGTTCGGCTTCAGCCTCAACATGATCACGCTGCTGGCGCTGGCCGTGGTGGTGGGCATCCTGGTGGATGACGCCATCGTCGAGGTCGAGAACATCGACCGCCACCTGCGCATGGGCAAGCCGCCTAAGCAGGCCGCGCTCGAGGCCGCCGACGAGATCGGCCTGGCGGTCATCGCCACCTCGTGCACGTTGGCCGCGGTGTTCATCCCGGTGGCGTTCATGCCCGGCATCCCCGGCAAGTTCTTCCGCGAATTCGGCTGGACCGCCGCCGCCGCGGTGATGTTCTCGCTGCTGGTGGCGCGCCTGATCACGCCGATGATGGCCGCCTACCTGCTCAAGCCGATGCCCGAACACAAGGGCGACTCGAAGCTGATGCAGTGGTACCTGCGCTGGGCGGACCGCGCGCTCAAGCACCGCAACCGCACGCTGCTGGCGGCGCTGGCGATCTTCATCGGCTCGCTGGCGCTGCTGCCGCTGCTCAAGGTCACCTTCATCCCGCCCGCAGACGGCATCCAGAGCAACGTGCTGGTGGAACTGCCGCCGGGTACCGCGCTCAAGACCACCGAGGAGGTGGCCGAGGCCGCGCGCCGGCGCATCGCCGACATCCCCGAGATCGAGCACGTGTTCGTGACCGCCGGCAGCAACTCCGGCGCGAACGGGCCTGCCGGCGACCTCACCAGCGCGGAGCTGCGCAAGGCCACGCTGGGCATCCGCTGGAAGGACGACCGCGACTTCACCCAGTACGAGCTGGAAGCCAGGGTGCGCGAGCGCCTGGCCGACATGCCCGGCGTGCGCCTGAGCTTCCAGGGTGGCGAGCCCGGCCGCGCGCTGCAGCTGGTGCTGGCCGGCGACGACCCGGTGAAGCTTGCGACCGCCGCGCGCGATGTCGAGCGCGGCATCCGCCAGCTGCCCGGCCTCGGCACGGTGGCGTCATCGGCCGCGCTGGTGCGCCCGGAAGTCATCGTGCGTCCGGACCCGGCGCGCGCCGCGGACCTCGGCGTCTCCACCGCCGACATCGCCGCCGCCACCCGCGTGGCCACGCGCGGTGACTACGAACAGTTCCTCGCCAAGCTCAACCTGCCCGAGCGCCAGGTGCCGATCCGCGTGCAGCTCGACGAAGCCGCGCTCTCCGATCCCGACCTGCTCGGCCAGCTGCGCGTGCCCACCGCCACCGGCGGCAGCGTGCCGCTGTCGTCCGTCGCCGAGATCACCACCGCCAGCGGGCCCTCGCAGATCGACCGCTTCGACCGTCGCCGCAACGTGACCATCACCGTGGACTTGAACGGCATGGCCATGGGCGAGGTGGAGAAGCAGATCGATGCCTTGCCGGCCATGCTCAACCTGCCAGCGGGCGTGGAGCGCCAGGCCGCCGGCGACAGCGAGATCTTCGCGGAGATGTTCGGCGGTTTTGCCATGGCCATGGTGGCCGGCATCTTCTGCGTGTACGGCGTGCTGCTGCTGCTGTTCAACCACGCCAGCCAGCCGATCACGATCCTCGTGGCCGTGCCGCTCGCCGCCGGCGGCGCGTTCGGCGCGCTGCTGATCACCGGCCTCGACATCTCGCTGTCGGTGCTGATCGGCCTGATCCTGCTGATCGGCATCGCGGTGAAGAACTCGATCCTGCTGGTGGACTACGCGGTGATGGCTGCGGAGCAGGGCATGACACGCCACGAGGCGCTGATGGATGCCTGCCACAAGCGCGCACGGCCGGTGATCATGACCACCATGGCCATGGGCGCCGGCATGCTGCCGATCGCGCTGGGCTTCACCGCCGACGCCAGCTTCCGCATGCCGATGGCGGTCGCCGTGATCGGCGGGCTGATGACGTCGACCGTGCTGAGCCTGGTCGTGGTGCCGGCGGCGTTCACGCTGGTGGATGACGTGGAGGAGTGGGTGGTGGGCAAGTTCCGCCGCCCCCGAGGCACGGATGCGGAGGCGGCCGCGTAA
- a CDS encoding YeeE/YedE thiosulfate transporter family protein, whose translation MTTTWLMALAGGVLIGLAATLLLWLNGRVAGVSGILAGVVFPRRGEVAWRVAFLAGLVLAGGVSITLLPDMATPREGFSPLLLVAAGLLVGFGTSLGNGCTSGHGVCGLGRLSLRSLVAVLTFMATAVATTWVVRHVGGWA comes from the coding sequence ATGACGACGACGTGGCTCATGGCGCTGGCCGGCGGCGTGCTGATCGGACTGGCCGCCACGCTGCTGCTGTGGCTCAACGGGCGTGTTGCCGGCGTCAGCGGCATCCTCGCCGGCGTGGTGTTCCCTCGGCGCGGCGAGGTGGCGTGGCGCGTCGCCTTCCTCGCCGGACTGGTCCTGGCGGGCGGCGTGTCGATCACGCTGCTGCCGGACATGGCGACGCCGCGCGAAGGGTTTTCGCCGCTGCTGCTGGTGGCGGCGGGCCTGCTGGTGGGTTTCGGCACCAGCCTCGGCAACGGCTGCACCAGCGGGCATGGTGTGTGTGGCCTGGGTCGGCTGTCGCTGCGCTCACTGGTCGCGGTGCTCACCTTCATGGCCACCGCGGTGGCCACGACCTGGGTGGTGCGCCACGTGGGAGGCTGGGCATGA